In Pseudofrankia saprophytica, one genomic interval encodes:
- a CDS encoding SelT/SelW/SelH family protein: MPPVETPAGAAKPRLEIEYCTRCRWLPRAAWLAQELLSTFETDLGAVALVPGTGGVFVVRVDGTVVWDRREQGFPEPTAVKRAVRDLVAPGRSLGHSDA; the protein is encoded by the coding sequence ATGCCGCCGGTTGAGACGCCGGCAGGCGCGGCAAAGCCGAGACTGGAGATCGAGTACTGCACGCGGTGCCGGTGGCTGCCGCGGGCGGCCTGGCTCGCGCAGGAGCTGCTCTCGACGTTCGAGACCGACCTTGGCGCCGTGGCGCTCGTTCCCGGCACCGGCGGAGTGTTCGTCGTCCGGGTTGACGGCACCGTGGTCTGGGACCGGCGTGAGCAGGGTTTCCCCGAGCCGACCGCCGTGAAGCGCGCCGTTCGAGACCTTGTCGCGCCAGGACGCAGCTTGGGCCACTCAGACGCCTAA
- a CDS encoding TetR/AcrR family transcriptional regulator has protein sequence MTSPPDARPTATPRRGGRPTREQAARLDRDVREHALRLFLENGYEGTSMDAIAQAAGTTKASLYARFPSKDTVFTSVFHWAMGRPDWPLPEPEPPDLDDLEGALTAIGQAALHRALDPSMIKVSRIAIAQADRFPELAHRIQLGAAGGSPRQRLVADLLRRHAAAGAITLTDDPETLADLYVGMVSSAPARLASFGVLPDPVEADHRVEAAVRLFLRALRA, from the coding sequence ATGACGTCCCCACCGGACGCGCGCCCGACGGCCACGCCGCGCCGTGGCGGCCGGCCGACCCGCGAACAGGCGGCGCGGCTCGACCGGGACGTCCGCGAGCACGCGCTGCGGCTGTTCCTGGAGAACGGCTACGAGGGCACCTCGATGGACGCCATCGCCCAGGCCGCCGGCACCACGAAGGCCTCGCTCTACGCCCGGTTCCCCAGCAAGGACACCGTGTTCACCTCGGTCTTCCACTGGGCCATGGGCCGACCCGACTGGCCGCTCCCAGAACCCGAGCCGCCCGACCTCGACGACCTCGAAGGCGCACTCACCGCCATCGGCCAGGCCGCGCTACACCGCGCCCTCGACCCGTCAATGATCAAGGTCAGCCGGATCGCGATCGCCCAGGCCGACCGGTTCCCCGAGCTCGCCCACCGGATCCAGCTCGGCGCCGCCGGCGGCTCACCCCGTCAGCGCCTGGTCGCCGATCTGCTGCGCCGCCACGCCGCCGCCGGAGCGATCACGCTCACCGACGATCCCGAGACGCTGGCCGACCTATACGTCGGCATGGTCTCCAGCGCGCCCGCCCGGCTCGCCTCGTTCGGCGTCCTGCCCGACCCGGTCGAGGCGGACCACCGCGTCGAGGCCGCCGTCCGCCTCTTCCTGCGCGCGCTGCGGGCCTGA
- a CDS encoding sugar phosphate isomerase/epimerase family protein, whose translation MVNLAGEAGFTAVEVPLRDAYRDGAPRTRDLLAEAGMAAGGARFPVEFRADDRTFAEDLAALPALAGFAARIGVRVMCRSVPPSSDLPMHLALPIIRGRLVLCARVLEEAGIRLALEFHSPLHLRRARPHEFLWRMEDTLSFARSCGENVGLLLDSWHWYHAGAGTAEILAAGGDILCVEVADAASLRPADVRDDQRLLPGRGVIDFQAFFGALRSVGYDGPLTPEVIGYRHPGPPVDAARAALDATLSALDRHPSSPVAS comes from the coding sequence ATGGTCAACCTGGCCGGGGAGGCAGGATTCACGGCGGTCGAGGTCCCGTTGCGGGATGCCTACCGCGACGGCGCGCCCAGAACCCGCGACCTGCTCGCGGAAGCGGGAATGGCGGCGGGTGGCGCCCGTTTCCCCGTCGAGTTCAGGGCCGACGACCGGACCTTCGCCGAAGATCTCGCCGCGCTTCCCGCGCTGGCGGGGTTCGCCGCGCGGATCGGTGTCCGTGTCATGTGCCGATCGGTCCCGCCGTCCTCCGATCTGCCCATGCATCTGGCGCTGCCCATCATCCGCGGGCGGCTCGTCCTCTGCGCCCGCGTGCTGGAGGAGGCGGGTATCAGGTTGGCGCTCGAGTTCCACAGCCCTCTGCACCTGCGGCGTGCCCGTCCTCACGAGTTTCTGTGGAGAATGGAGGACACGCTGTCCTTCGCTCGTTCCTGTGGCGAGAACGTCGGGCTGCTGCTCGACTCCTGGCACTGGTATCACGCCGGCGCCGGAACGGCGGAAATACTGGCGGCCGGCGGCGACATACTGTGCGTCGAGGTCGCGGACGCCGCGAGCCTTCGTCCGGCGGACGTCCGTGATGACCAACGGCTTCTGCCGGGCCGCGGGGTGATCGATTTTCAGGCTTTCTTCGGGGCCCTGAGGTCAGTCGGTTACGACGGCCCGCTCACGCCGGAGGTGATCGGTTACCGGCATCCCGGACCGCCCGTCGACGCGGCGCGGGCGGCGTTGGATGCCACTCTGTCGGCACTTGATCGCCACCCTTCGTCGCCCGTGGCATCCTGA
- a CDS encoding acyl-CoA reductase, translating to MTITESTAGAAAVSPSASSAAPAAPAAPTASPGLAPSESVRPKKLKVPHVIRGKVVWGEDVEYLSRDFGVPFVTPRINFNELITPRTQQGPAFDVPVTDIIDYLVEVAQHLDLERNPYLQESLELTAQVSQMPRRMIESTFRRPGQFLTRQSMEFRLEKTFRDPRVLDGWVEHTDFNGRTTRIRAFPPRLVHMLAGNSPSGAMTSIADAALVKAINVFKLPSADPFTAVAVLRTMADIDPEHPVLRSMSAVYWRGGDAKIENILYRAQYFDKIIGWGGGAAINNIIKYTGPGFHLVAFDPKVSMAILGREALASDETMREVAELAATDATVFNQDACLAARHIAVECDADDDEELERLDRFCAVLRDRLNVDREFASAVGPATPSDIREAAEGMRYLEPDYRVWGDYDGSGLVVRSPEPVDFHPTNKTVNVIPVASLTEATHFANVATQTVGVYPPERKAEIRDLLATAGVQRVVRLGSAMTGTMGNPHDGMYPLHRFVNWVADDDA from the coding sequence ATGACCATCACCGAATCCACCGCCGGTGCCGCCGCCGTCTCCCCCTCGGCCTCCTCGGCCGCCCCGGCCGCCCCGGCTGCCCCGACCGCCTCGCCCGGTCTCGCGCCGTCCGAGTCGGTGAGGCCGAAGAAGCTGAAGGTTCCGCACGTCATCCGCGGCAAGGTCGTCTGGGGCGAGGACGTCGAATACCTGTCGCGCGACTTCGGCGTGCCGTTCGTGACGCCACGGATCAACTTCAACGAGCTGATCACACCGCGCACCCAGCAGGGGCCGGCGTTCGACGTGCCGGTGACCGACATCATCGACTACCTCGTCGAGGTCGCCCAGCATCTGGACCTGGAGCGCAACCCCTATCTGCAGGAGTCGCTGGAGCTCACGGCGCAGGTCAGCCAGATGCCCCGGCGGATGATCGAGAGCACCTTCCGCCGGCCCGGCCAGTTCCTCACCCGCCAGTCGATGGAATTCCGGCTCGAGAAGACGTTCCGCGACCCGCGGGTCCTTGACGGTTGGGTGGAGCACACCGACTTCAACGGCCGGACGACGCGGATCCGCGCGTTCCCGCCGCGGCTCGTGCACATGCTCGCCGGCAACTCCCCGTCCGGCGCGATGACGTCGATCGCCGACGCGGCACTGGTCAAGGCCATCAACGTGTTCAAACTGCCCTCGGCCGACCCGTTCACCGCCGTCGCAGTACTACGCACCATGGCCGACATAGACCCGGAGCACCCGGTCCTGCGCTCGATGTCAGCCGTCTACTGGCGCGGCGGCGACGCCAAGATCGAAAACATCCTCTACCGCGCCCAGTACTTCGACAAAATCATCGGCTGGGGCGGCGGCGCCGCGATCAACAACATCATCAAGTACACCGGTCCGGGCTTCCACCTCGTCGCCTTCGACCCAAAGGTCTCCATGGCGATCCTCGGCCGCGAAGCACTCGCCTCCGACGAGACCATGCGGGAGGTCGCCGAACTCGCCGCCACCGACGCGACGGTGTTCAACCAGGACGCCTGCCTCGCCGCCCGGCACATCGCCGTCGAATGCGACGCCGACGACGACGAGGAGCTGGAACGCCTCGACCGGTTCTGCGCGGTGCTACGCGACCGGCTGAACGTCGACCGCGAATTCGCCAGCGCCGTCGGCCCCGCCACCCCCAGCGACATCCGCGAAGCCGCCGAGGGCATGCGCTACCTCGAACCCGACTACCGCGTCTGGGGCGACTACGACGGCTCCGGCCTCGTCGTCCGCTCCCCCGAACCCGTCGACTTCCACCCGACGAACAAGACCGTCAACGTCATCCCGGTCGCCTCACTCACGGAGGCGACCCACTTCGCGAACGTCGCGACGCAGACCGTCGGCGTCTACCCACCCGAGCGCAAGGCCGAGATCCGCGACCTACTCGCCACCGCCGGCGTCCAGCGGGTAGTCCGGCTCGGCAGCGCGATGACCGGCACCATGGGCAACCCGCACGACGGCATGTACCCCCTTCACCGCTTCGTCAACTGGGTCGCCGACGACGACGCCTGA
- a CDS encoding cytochrome P450, protein MLSTDGAEHERHSAAVDEALGAVDLFELTRRCERIADGLIDAFAGDGKAELIGQYAARIPMAVGAALLALSPADTAAFLADVTAMLMQPGEARAAETRLRAMVRPYTTARRANPGVDTLSGLAAHPTALTDDEVFEDLIMLLLMSQAKTTAWIGNTLRLMLTDPRLAVPVAGGRRSVAHALAEVLWEDPPFSNAFGRWATRPVHLGGQHIRRGDLLVLSVAAANADPQVRPDQTVRPGDSQAHLAFGSGPHRCPYPSQDVAETVARTAVTVLLDRIPDLTLAVPADALVWQPTVVVRSLTALPVAFTPA, encoded by the coding sequence GTGCTCTCGACGGACGGTGCCGAGCACGAGCGGCATTCCGCCGCGGTCGACGAGGCGCTGGGTGCTGTCGACCTGTTCGAGCTGACGCGGCGTTGTGAGCGGATCGCCGACGGCTTGATCGACGCCTTTGCGGGTGACGGTAAGGCCGAGCTGATAGGCCAGTACGCCGCGCGGATCCCGATGGCGGTGGGGGCGGCCCTGCTGGCGCTTTCGCCGGCGGATACAGCGGCATTCCTGGCCGACGTGACCGCCATGCTCATGCAGCCAGGCGAGGCGCGCGCGGCGGAGACGCGGCTGCGCGCCATGGTGCGCCCGTACACGACCGCGCGCCGGGCGAACCCGGGAGTGGACACGCTGTCCGGGCTCGCGGCCCATCCGACCGCGCTCACCGACGACGAGGTGTTCGAGGATCTGATCATGCTGCTCCTGATGAGCCAGGCCAAGACGACCGCCTGGATCGGGAACACGTTGCGGCTGATGCTCACCGATCCTCGGCTCGCGGTGCCGGTCGCCGGTGGGCGGCGCTCCGTCGCGCACGCCCTGGCCGAGGTGCTCTGGGAGGACCCGCCGTTCTCCAACGCGTTCGGCCGCTGGGCGACCCGTCCCGTCCACCTGGGCGGACAGCACATCCGGCGCGGCGATCTGCTGGTGCTGTCCGTCGCGGCGGCGAACGCCGATCCGCAGGTCCGCCCGGACCAGACGGTCAGACCCGGTGACAGTCAGGCGCACCTTGCGTTCGGCAGCGGGCCGCACCGCTGCCCCTACCCGTCCCAGGACGTGGCCGAGACCGTCGCGCGTACCGCGGTCACGGTGCTGCTCGACCGGATCCCCGACCTCACCCTCGCCGTGCCGGCCGACGCACTGGTCTGGCAGCCCACCGTGGTCGTACGCAGCCTGACAGCCCTACCCGTCGCCTTCACGCCTGCCTGA
- a CDS encoding peptidylprolyl isomerase, translated as MGAAVVVLASVITVMVIVVTQVTREVHNAVETAEQSQSPSAGAPAGTVPTGSAPTGSTDNASTSSVGDCVYTRETSASGSQISRGGALPPSAATVSTKPATMTISTNYGVMVFALDPEKAPCTVHALLFLAQQKYFDDTTCHRETHGPDAGIYVLQCGDPTATGTGSPGFTYKNENTTGVTYGRGVIAMANAGAGTNGSQFFINYADPSQAGAQALAGGYTVFGQITQGLDVLDRITQPGVEGGAADGAPASKPQILTITITQQ; from the coding sequence GTGGGCGCGGCGGTGGTCGTCCTGGCCTCCGTGATCACGGTCATGGTCATAGTCGTCACCCAGGTGACTCGGGAGGTACACAACGCGGTCGAAACCGCCGAGCAGAGCCAGAGCCCCTCTGCAGGCGCTCCCGCCGGCACCGTTCCCACGGGTTCGGCTCCCACGGGTTCGACCGACAACGCGTCAACCAGCTCTGTTGGCGACTGCGTCTACACCAGAGAGACCTCTGCCTCCGGTTCCCAGATCAGCCGTGGTGGGGCGCTGCCGCCGTCCGCCGCGACGGTCAGCACCAAGCCGGCGACCATGACGATCAGCACCAACTATGGCGTGATGGTCTTCGCGCTGGACCCGGAAAAGGCACCGTGCACCGTGCATGCGCTCCTCTTCCTGGCTCAGCAGAAGTACTTCGACGACACCACCTGCCACCGCGAGACCCACGGCCCCGACGCCGGGATCTACGTCCTTCAGTGCGGTGACCCGACCGCCACGGGCACCGGTTCGCCCGGGTTCACGTACAAGAACGAGAACACCACTGGCGTCACCTACGGCCGCGGCGTGATCGCCATGGCCAACGCCGGAGCGGGCACCAATGGCAGCCAGTTCTTCATCAACTACGCCGACCCATCCCAGGCAGGCGCCCAGGCCCTGGCCGGCGGCTACACCGTCTTCGGCCAGATAACCCAGGGCCTGGACGTCCTCGACAGGATCACCCAGCCCGGTGTCGAAGGCGGCGCCGCCGACGGCGCGCCCGCCAGCAAGCCTCAGATCCTCACCATCACCATCACCCAGCAATAG
- a CDS encoding Hsp70 family protein — MAREWLLAVDLGTTWTRAAYTTSDGGAPVVVRVPATQLAWFPTAVARSSDGRWLVGDAARSRRIGRPDWYWSDVKRELGQDEPRLVGGHPFAPVEAAAQPVLHAARLARRQAGRGFDRLVLSAPVCFSADQRAALLEVGENAGFAPETVTIVDEAAAAARSALGPRPEDGTWVVIDIGGGTFDAALVSADRGVANVLDQVGDDAAGGRALDTAIVARLRDRYQIEDADGEAERRRALYLRDAARMLREELSEGRAADVFLPDLLLELSLTPAQLRDLVEPVMAPAIESCSAMLARNDLSWEKINALVLAGGATRGPTVRAQFAALAPLRDAAAPELAVVLGLTVPTEPSNRTILSVG, encoded by the coding sequence ATGGCGCGCGAATGGCTGTTGGCCGTGGATCTGGGCACGACCTGGACCCGGGCCGCCTACACGACTTCCGACGGCGGCGCCCCGGTCGTCGTCCGGGTGCCGGCGACGCAGCTGGCCTGGTTCCCGACGGCCGTCGCCCGTTCCTCCGACGGGCGCTGGCTCGTCGGGGACGCGGCGCGGTCGCGCCGCATCGGCCGCCCCGACTGGTACTGGAGCGACGTCAAGCGGGAGCTCGGCCAGGACGAGCCGAGGCTGGTCGGTGGGCATCCGTTCGCTCCGGTCGAGGCCGCCGCCCAGCCAGTGCTGCACGCCGCCCGGCTGGCCCGCCGCCAGGCCGGACGCGGATTCGACCGGCTCGTGCTGTCCGCGCCGGTCTGCTTCTCGGCTGACCAGCGCGCCGCGCTGCTCGAGGTCGGGGAGAACGCCGGCTTCGCCCCCGAAACCGTCACGATCGTCGACGAGGCGGCCGCCGCCGCCCGGTCCGCACTCGGGCCGCGACCCGAGGACGGCACCTGGGTCGTCATCGACATCGGCGGCGGAACGTTCGACGCCGCCCTCGTCTCGGCCGACCGGGGTGTGGCCAACGTGCTCGACCAGGTGGGCGACGACGCGGCGGGCGGCCGCGCCCTCGACACGGCGATCGTCGCGCGGCTGCGCGACCGCTACCAGATCGAGGACGCCGACGGCGAGGCGGAACGGCGCCGCGCCCTCTACCTGCGCGACGCCGCTCGGATGCTCCGCGAGGAGCTGTCCGAAGGCCGGGCGGCGGACGTCTTCCTGCCGGACCTCCTGTTGGAGCTCAGCCTCACGCCCGCGCAGTTACGGGACCTGGTCGAGCCCGTCATGGCCCCGGCCATCGAGAGCTGCTCGGCCATGCTGGCTCGCAACGACCTGAGCTGGGAGAAGATCAACGCCCTGGTGCTGGCCGGCGGCGCCACCCGCGGCCCGACGGTCCGCGCCCAGTTCGCCGCGCTGGCGCCGCTGCGCGACGCCGCCGCCCCGGAGCTCGCCGTCGTCCTCGGCCTGACGGTCCCCACCGAGCCGTCCAACCGGACGATTCTCTCGGTCGGGTAG
- a CDS encoding SDR family NAD(P)-dependent oxidoreductase, with translation MKIEAGQVAVVTGGASGIGYALAEAFATRGLSVVLADVRPEPLDRAAATLADTHAKALAAAGAGVATVVTDVRDPDAVEALAAATLERFGRVDVVCNNAGVVGKQAPMWEQAPQTWRWLIDVLLLGVANGVRSFAPTLIAQGRGHFLNTASAAGLMRVPSLGPYSAVKHSVVGLTETLDAELRAAAPEVGASALCPGLVDTPLVATSAAIRPDGAETSEPVTPVTPSATGSRQPIPGEVLTAAQVAEIAIAGIEANRVRILTHADSFRPARARLAAVLADVDQAAASHAAG, from the coding sequence GTGAAGATCGAGGCCGGGCAGGTCGCGGTGGTGACCGGGGGCGCGAGCGGGATCGGGTACGCGCTCGCGGAGGCGTTCGCCACCCGTGGGCTTTCCGTCGTGCTCGCCGACGTGCGTCCCGAACCGCTGGACCGCGCCGCCGCGACCCTGGCCGACACCCACGCGAAGGCGCTCGCCGCGGCCGGTGCCGGCGTCGCCACGGTCGTCACCGACGTACGCGACCCCGACGCCGTCGAGGCGCTCGCCGCCGCCACCCTCGAACGGTTCGGCCGGGTCGACGTCGTCTGCAACAACGCCGGCGTGGTCGGCAAGCAGGCGCCGATGTGGGAGCAGGCGCCGCAGACGTGGCGATGGCTCATCGACGTCCTGCTGCTCGGCGTCGCCAACGGGGTGCGGTCCTTCGCCCCGACCCTGATCGCCCAGGGCCGCGGCCACTTCCTCAACACCGCGTCCGCCGCCGGGCTGATGCGGGTGCCCAGCCTCGGCCCGTACAGCGCGGTCAAGCACTCCGTCGTCGGCCTCACCGAGACCCTCGACGCGGAGCTGCGCGCGGCGGCGCCCGAGGTCGGCGCGAGCGCCCTCTGCCCCGGCCTCGTGGACACCCCGCTCGTCGCGACGTCGGCGGCGATCCGTCCCGACGGAGCCGAGACCTCCGAACCGGTCACCCCGGTCACCCCGAGCGCCACGGGCTCCCGGCAGCCCATCCCGGGCGAGGTGCTCACCGCCGCGCAGGTCGCCGAGATCGCGATCGCCGGCATCGAGGCCAATCGGGTGCGGATCCTCACCCACGCCGACAGCTTCCGGCCGGCACGTGCCCGGCTCGCCGCTGTGCTCGCCGACGTGGACCAGGCGGCCGCCTCCCATGCCGCCGGTTGA
- a CDS encoding Gmad2 immunoglobulin-like domain-containing protein yields MFVLTRRRWAVVSLAVVLAAALVTGAVWLFAVRDGGGTSSPTDHATTSVTPGPSSTLGGEPTPTSTTATTTTVRVYFHRGSADADQVEAVTRTVPRTAMPATAALGQLLAGPTEAERAAGYTSFFSARTAGTLHRLTVENGVAYADFADLRQIIPNASSSYGSAALLAELNATLRQFSTVRSTIYSFDNDAVAFYSWLQLVTPRVEGTNAVAGVYAARQFLADVAGMTDPAGTAFRVVGADNAEVDVYPRSENGAPVKAAVTTVSLRRGTASWSVTGAATATIVVDEPARAATVVSPLRVRGRALAFEGTVAVQVLGGPEAAVKRLGEGFVTGGGDVSRPFEGSVSFSPRPSERGWVVFAERSARDGSVWRLTAVPVLFGPSSQ; encoded by the coding sequence ATGTTCGTTCTCACGAGAAGACGCTGGGCCGTGGTTTCCCTCGCGGTCGTGCTGGCCGCCGCGCTGGTGACCGGGGCCGTCTGGCTGTTCGCGGTCAGGGACGGCGGCGGAACCTCGTCGCCGACCGACCATGCCACCACCAGCGTCACGCCGGGGCCGTCGAGCACACTCGGCGGCGAACCGACGCCGACCTCCACCACCGCGACGACGACGACCGTCCGGGTCTATTTCCACCGCGGTTCGGCCGACGCCGACCAAGTCGAGGCAGTGACCAGGACCGTCCCCCGCACCGCCATGCCGGCGACGGCGGCCCTCGGCCAGCTGCTGGCCGGGCCGACCGAGGCGGAACGCGCCGCCGGGTACACCTCGTTCTTCTCCGCGCGGACGGCCGGGACGCTGCACCGGCTGACCGTCGAGAACGGGGTCGCCTACGCGGACTTCGCCGACCTCCGCCAGATCATTCCCAATGCGAGTTCCAGCTACGGTTCGGCCGCTCTGCTGGCCGAACTGAATGCCACGCTCCGCCAGTTCTCGACTGTCCGCTCGACCATCTACTCGTTCGACAACGACGCTGTGGCTTTCTACTCGTGGCTGCAGTTGGTGACGCCGCGGGTCGAGGGCACGAACGCGGTCGCGGGCGTTTACGCCGCCCGCCAGTTCCTGGCCGATGTCGCGGGCATGACCGACCCGGCCGGCACTGCGTTCCGCGTGGTGGGCGCGGACAACGCCGAGGTGGACGTTTACCCACGGAGTGAGAACGGCGCTCCGGTGAAGGCCGCGGTGACGACGGTGTCGCTGCGCCGAGGCACCGCCTCGTGGTCGGTGACGGGCGCGGCCACGGCGACGATCGTGGTCGACGAGCCGGCTCGAGCCGCGACGGTCGTCTCGCCGCTGCGGGTCCGTGGCCGCGCGCTGGCCTTCGAGGGCACGGTGGCCGTGCAGGTCCTGGGCGGTCCCGAGGCGGCGGTCAAACGCCTCGGCGAGGGGTTCGTGACGGGTGGCGGCGACGTCTCGCGGCCCTTTGAGGGTAGCGTCTCCTTCAGCCCGAGGCCCTCCGAACGAGGCTGGGTCGTCTTCGCCGAGCGTTCCGCCCGCGACGGTTCGGTGTGGCGGCTGACAGCGGTCCCGGTGCTGTTCGGCCCGTCCAGCCAGTAG
- a CDS encoding FadD3 family acyl-CoA ligase, whose protein sequence is MDEAVGTTADPEASEATERVPATIPAALARAAASWPTAEAVVDGEERLSFADLDAQTAAVARALVASGVRAGDRVSVWAPNGAAWVRVALGVYRAGAVLVPINSRFKGQEAARVLRTSGARLAFLVDGFLDTDYLAMLAKHRDDLDALDEIVLLAAPARPGATGWDEFLARAELDPDGALAATVTARTAALDGDDVCDIVFTSGTTGAPKGAMLTHGASTRVYTAWSDVVGLRRGDRYLLVYPFFHTAGLKSGMLACLLAGATLLPHPVFDVPSVMKKVTEERVTMLPGPPAIYQTILNSDLTGYDLSSWRLAVTGAAVVPVELVRRLRSELGLRTVVTGYGLTETTGTATMCRHDDDPEIVARTSGRAIPGVEVRVVDDAGTPLPPGSPGEIVIRGYNVMKGYFDNPEATAEAIDADGWLHSGDIGIQDEAGNVTITDRKKDMFIVGGFNAYPAEIEAALLERGDLAQVAVVGVPDDRLGEVGVAFVVPRAGAAVDPAEVIAWSRARMANYKVPRRVEVVDALPMNATGKVVKFELRTRATA, encoded by the coding sequence ATGGACGAGGCGGTTGGCACGACGGCGGACCCGGAGGCCTCGGAGGCCACGGAGCGGGTGCCCGCGACGATCCCCGCCGCGCTCGCCAGGGCGGCGGCCAGCTGGCCCACCGCCGAGGCCGTCGTCGACGGCGAGGAGCGCCTGAGCTTCGCCGACCTCGACGCCCAAACGGCCGCCGTGGCCCGGGCGCTCGTCGCCAGCGGAGTGCGGGCCGGTGACCGGGTCTCGGTCTGGGCGCCGAACGGCGCGGCCTGGGTGCGGGTCGCCCTTGGCGTCTACCGCGCGGGCGCGGTCCTGGTACCGATCAACTCGCGCTTCAAGGGCCAGGAGGCGGCGCGGGTGCTGCGCACCTCGGGCGCGCGGCTGGCGTTCCTCGTCGACGGCTTCCTCGACACCGACTACCTCGCGATGCTCGCCAAGCACCGCGACGATCTCGACGCGCTCGACGAGATCGTGCTGCTCGCGGCGCCTGCCCGCCCCGGCGCGACGGGGTGGGACGAGTTCCTCGCCCGCGCCGAGCTCGACCCGGACGGCGCGCTCGCCGCCACCGTCACCGCTCGCACGGCGGCGCTCGACGGCGACGACGTCTGCGACATCGTCTTCACCTCCGGCACCACCGGCGCGCCCAAGGGCGCGATGCTCACCCACGGCGCGTCGACCCGCGTCTACACGGCCTGGTCGGACGTCGTCGGCCTGCGCCGTGGCGACCGTTACCTGCTCGTCTACCCGTTCTTCCACACCGCCGGGCTGAAGTCCGGGATGCTCGCCTGTCTCCTGGCGGGCGCCACACTGCTGCCGCACCCGGTCTTCGACGTGCCGTCCGTGATGAAGAAGGTCACCGAGGAGCGGGTGACGATGTTGCCCGGCCCGCCGGCGATCTACCAGACGATCCTGAACAGCGACCTGACCGGCTACGACCTGTCGAGCTGGCGGCTCGCCGTCACCGGCGCCGCGGTGGTGCCGGTCGAGCTGGTCCGCCGGCTGCGCTCGGAGCTCGGCCTGCGCACGGTCGTCACCGGCTACGGCCTGACCGAGACGACCGGGACGGCGACGATGTGCCGCCACGACGACGACCCGGAGATCGTCGCGCGCACCTCCGGCCGGGCGATCCCCGGCGTCGAGGTCCGCGTCGTCGACGACGCCGGCACCCCGCTGCCACCGGGCTCCCCCGGCGAGATCGTCATCCGCGGCTACAACGTCATGAAGGGCTACTTCGACAACCCGGAGGCGACGGCGGAGGCCATCGACGCCGACGGCTGGCTGCATTCCGGCGACATCGGGATCCAGGACGAGGCCGGCAACGTCACGATCACCGACCGCAAGAAGGACATGTTCATCGTCGGCGGCTTCAACGCCTACCCCGCCGAGATCGAGGCCGCTTTGCTGGAACGCGGCGACCTCGCCCAGGTCGCCGTCGTCGGCGTCCCCGACGACCGGCTCGGCGAGGTCGGGGTGGCGTTCGTCGTCCCGCGCGCCGGCGCGGCCGTCGACCCGGCGGAGGTCATCGCCTGGAGCCGCGCCCGGATGGCGAACTACAAGGTCCCCCGCCGGGTCGAGGTCGTCGACGCCCTCCCCATGAACGCCACCGGCAAGGTCGTCAAGTTCGAGCTACGGACGCGGGCCACCGCCTGA